In Ruminococcaceae bacterium KH2T8, the sequence ACTCGATCTTCCTGTTATCTGCCATAAGAACGATCTTCATACAGTAAGCTCCTTTTCAGCTGAATACTATTCTATTTTAGTAAATAATCGATCTAATATCAACCTTCGACTTTGATCGACCGCTAAAGAGTTATCAGTAATCGTAATCGCCGTATTCCTCGTAGTCGTAGTCGTCGTAATAATCCTCTACATATTCGGGCTCTGCGGGGATAGCCTGAAGGACATCGCCCGTAAGAGGATAATAGTCCATGATCTCTCCGCTTGTCTCAGAGATGCCGAAATATGCGGCAAGGAGCTGGCGTGCGATGATAGCAGTCGATGAACCCCACTCACCTCTCTCTACAACGAGAGCGATGGCGACCTGAGGATCATCTTCGGGCGCATAGCATACGAAAAGACCGTTGGAATACTCCTTACGGATATCCTCAAATCCAGTCTCGGCCGTACCGGTCTTACAAACGACGGGGATCGGGAAATCACCGAAAGTCTCAAGAGCCGTAGCATCGTCGTGGTACTGACCTGCACCCGTTACAACGCATCGCATTGCATAACGAACTGCTTCGATATTATCCTCGTCGATACCCAGAGGCTCCGGCGGCTTTTGTCCCGTATAGAGGATCGAACCGTCTGAAGCGACTACGCTGTCAACGACATAAGGCGTAACGAGCTCATTTGTCGCAATACCTGCCGTATATCTGCAGAGCTGAAGGATCGTAAAGCAGTTATCGAACTGACCGATAGCGGACTGAGCAGTATCGGCCGGGAACCATGTACGGTCGTACTCATTCTCGTGAAGGAGCCTCTTTGTCTCACGGCTGGCACGAACACCGCAGATCTCACCCGGGAGATCGATACCCGTATATTCTCCGAGTCCGAGCCTCTCACCCATCGCATCAATGTTATCGATACCTGCATCTACTCCGAGTCTCATAAAGTAGATATTACAGGATGTAGCCATTGCACTGTTGAGATCGAGCGCTCCGTGGCCGCCGTCGGGGAACTCGAGGCATCTGAATGTCCAACCGCCGATATCGATGGGGCTCTCACATCTGATCCAGTTAGAGCCCGGGAAGATCTTCTCATTCTCAAGTCCTGCAAGAGCCGTACACATCTTGAAAGTAGATCCGGGAGCATACTGCGACATGATAGCTCTGTTCCAAAGGGGCATATCCTCAGCCGTGATATCCTCGTACTCACCTATTCCGAGATAATACTCAAGCTGCTCCTGAGCCTGAACGTCACCATACATCGAGAGAATGAAGTCATTGGGATCGAAGTTCGGATACGAGCCCATCGCAAGTACGGCACCGGTATTTACGTCCATCATTACGAAAGCCCCCGCATTAGCGGTCTTATAGCCCTTGGGATCACGAAGCTCGGCAAGCTCGGCATCTTCGATATACTGCTTCAAGGCATTGATACCGACTCTCTGAAGATCGGAGTCGATCGTAAGGTTAACCGTAGCACCGGCCATCGCCTCAACACCGTAGTCCGAAGGGAAATAAGCTCCGTCAGGTCCGTCTGCGGTCCAGATGTTATATGTAGATATACCCGACTGACCGTGAAGATATCTCTCCATCTGGGATTCTACGCCCGACTGTCCTACAAGGTCATCGTTGTTATAGCCAAAAGGCTGCAGTGTCGCGAGCGACTCCTGCGAAATCCTTCCGACATAGCCTACTACGTGGCACGAGAGCTGCGCCAGAGGCGTATAGACTCTCCTATAGGTCTTAGTAGGGATAATGCCCATATAGTGGTAGTTCTGCTCTGTAAGGATAGTAACGAGCTCATCGGGAACATCAGTCGCGATCTCAACAGGCGTACCCATGAGGAAAGCCCAGTTATCCTTAAAGATCTGATATCTGATCCTGCAGATCCTGTAGGCCTCATCCTCCGTATAGCTCTCGTCGATACCGAAGAGGTTACGCATATAAAGGAAGAATACCTGCGGATCGGTCTTAACGTAATTATCAGTAAACGTAACGATTATGCCCTCTGAATAGTCATCGAGAGCAAAGAGGTTACGGTTCGTCTGCCAGAGCCTTATCTGTTCCTCATCCTTAAGAAATTCAAAGGGAGCGACCGAGAAATAGTCATCGAGCTCGGACTCTGATCTGCAGTTATATTCATCAAATAAGTAGCTGAGCTCAAGACAGATGCCGTTTAACGTATCGTCATCAAGGCCCGCGTTAGCGATAAGCAGTGTATTAACCGACTCGGACGTAGCAAGAGGCACTCCGTTACGATCAAGGATATCGCCTCTGGGAGCAGCGACGGTATACATTCTCTGTACTCCCTCGGACGAAGCCGAGATGGTCCTTTGATATCCCGAAAACTGCAGCGACGCAGTCTTTACGAGGATCATGACGCCGACAACGCAAAAGAGAGCCGAGAGAACGAAGTATCTGTTCGTAAGGGCACTAATTACCTTACGCCTTCTCGCCTTCTTATCATCTCTTCCCTGATAAAGTCCGGAATTCAGATCACGAGCCATAGACCGTCCTCCGTATCTCCCTTAGCAGCGAGCGTGGGGTTTATGCCCTTCCTGTAAGGTCCCGCGAATCTTAAAAGGATAATTATCGGCAAAGCCGCAATAACGTTAAGAAGTATCTG encodes:
- a CDS encoding peptidoglycan glycosyltransferase, producing MARDLNSGLYQGRDDKKARRRKVISALTNRYFVLSALFCVVGVMILVKTASLQFSGYQRTISASSEGVQRMYTVAAPRGDILDRNGVPLATSESVNTLLIANAGLDDDTLNGICLELSYLFDEYNCRSESELDDYFSVAPFEFLKDEEQIRLWQTNRNLFALDDYSEGIIVTFTDNYVKTDPQVFFLYMRNLFGIDESYTEDEAYRICRIRYQIFKDNWAFLMGTPVEIATDVPDELVTILTEQNYHYMGIIPTKTYRRVYTPLAQLSCHVVGYVGRISQESLATLQPFGYNNDDLVGQSGVESQMERYLHGQSGISTYNIWTADGPDGAYFPSDYGVEAMAGATVNLTIDSDLQRVGINALKQYIEDAELAELRDPKGYKTANAGAFVMMDVNTGAVLAMGSYPNFDPNDFILSMYGDVQAQEQLEYYLGIGEYEDITAEDMPLWNRAIMSQYAPGSTFKMCTALAGLENEKIFPGSNWIRCESPIDIGGWTFRCLEFPDGGHGALDLNSAMATSCNIYFMRLGVDAGIDNIDAMGERLGLGEYTGIDLPGEICGVRASRETKRLLHENEYDRTWFPADTAQSAIGQFDNCFTILQLCRYTAGIATNELVTPYVVDSVVASDGSILYTGQKPPEPLGIDEDNIEAVRYAMRCVVTGAGQYHDDATALETFGDFPIPVVCKTGTAETGFEDIRKEYSNGLFVCYAPEDDPQVAIALVVERGEWGSSTAIIARQLLAAYFGISETSGEIMDYYPLTGDVLQAIPAEPEYVEDYYDDYDYEEYGDYDY